GGCATGGCAAGAAGAAAAAGTTTCCGATTTATCTATCTGTATATTGTCAGCGGAATGTTTGTTCCGTTTTCCATCTTAATGATGCCTCTGGTAAAGCAGACGGCGCATATGGGACTTGGAAACCGCGCGGGTGTCATTCTGTTGTATCTGGTATTTTATATGCCAATGAACGTCCTTCTTTACAGTGGGTACTTAAAAAATATTCCGATAGCGCTGGAAGAGGCGGCAGATATTGACGGAGCAAGCACATGGACTACTTACTGGAAAGTGGTCTTTCCAATGATGATGCCAATGCATGCAACAGTTGCAATCCTGACAGCTCTTGGAACGTGGAATGATGTTATGACACCGCTTGTGATCATGTCTGGAACCGGACAGAATACGCTGCCGCTTGCACAGCTTAATTTCCAGACACAGTTTGGAACCAATTACAATCTGGCATTTGCTTCCTATATTTTGGCACTGATTCCAATCCTGATCTTTTATGTGATCTGCCAGAAACAGATTTTAAACGGTGTGGCAAACGGTGCAGTCAAAGGATAAAAATAAAACGATAAAAATAAAACGAGGTGACTTCTATGGCAATTATATACAATCCAAATAAAAAAATATTTAACCTGCATACGGCGCATACAACTTATCAGATGCAGGTCGATCCACTGGGATATCTGCTGCATCTGTACTATGGAGATAAAACAAACAGCCCCATGGATTATGTTTTAACCTATGCAGACCGTGGATTTTCCGGAAATCCTTATGCAGCGGGCATGGATCGCACATATTCGCTGGATGCGCTGCCACAGGAGTATCCTTCCATTGGAACTGGGGATTACCGCAATATTGCGCTGAATATCAAAAATGAAAAAGGGGTGGAAAGCGCAGATCTGCTTTTTAAAAGTTATGAGATCCGAAGCGGCAAATACCAGTTACAGGGACTTCCGGCTGTCTGGGCAGACAAAGAGGAAGCACAGACACTGGAAATTGTCCTTGCAGACGAAAACGCACAGGTTGAAGTTCATCTGCTGTATGGTGTTTTGGAAGAAAACGATGTCATTACAAGGAGCGTCCAGATTAAAAATACGGGAACCGGGCAGATTACGATCGAAAAGGCAGCGGCAGCCTGTCTGGATTTTGTACATGGAGATTTTGATGTCCTGCGGTTTTATGGAAAGCATGCCATGGAGCGCAATCTGGAGCGTACGCCGCTGGGGCATGGAACCATTGCGTTTGGCAGCCGCAGGGGAACGTCCAGCCATCAGTATAATCCGGCAGTGATTTTGGCAGAAAAAGGAACAACAGAGACCGCAGGCAGCTGCTATGGAATGCTGTTTGTATACAGCGGAAATTTTTCCTGTGAGGCAGAAAAAGATCAGTTCAACCAGACGCGCCTGCTTCTCGGATTAAATGAAGAACTGTTTTCCTATCCGCTTGCGGAAGGAGAAACCTTTACGGTACCGGAAGTCATTTTGTCTTATTCGGCAGACGGATTGTCTGCACTGTCGCAGCAATATCATAACTGCATCCGCAACCATGTGTGCCGCAGCAAATATGTCCATATGCAGCGCCCGGTGCTGATCAACAGCTGGGAGGCAGCCTATTTTGATTTTACGGGAGATACGATCGTGGATCTGGCAAAAGAAGCCGCTTCCCTTGGAATTGATATGGTAGTGATGGATGACGGCTGGTTTGGGAAAAGAAACGATGATAATTCTTCCCTTGGGGACTGGCAGGTCAATGAAAAGAAACTGGGGGGAAGCCTGGCAGAGCTTATTACCCGTGTGCATAATCAGGGGGTGAAATTTGGCATTTGGATTGAGCCGGAGATGGTCAATGAAGACAGCGACCTTTACCGGGCACATCCGGACTGGGCAATTCAGATTCCGGGGAAAAGGCCGGTGCGCTCGAGAAACCAGTTACTGCTTGATTTTTCCAGAAAAGAAGTGCGCGACTGTGTATTTGAGCAGATTTGTGCCGTGCTGGATCAGGGAAAAATTGATTATGTCAAGTGGGATATGAACCGCAGTATGGCAGATGTCTATGCCGGAAATCTGTCCTATGATTACGTGCTTGGTGTCTATGATTTTATGGAGCGCCTGTGCAGCCGGTATCCGGATCTTCTGCTTGAGGGATGCAGCGGTGGCGGCGGCAGATTTGACGCAGGAATGCTTTATTATTCCCCGCAGATCTGGTGTAGTGACAATACCGATGCAATCAACCGCACAAGGATCCAGTACGGAACTTCGTTTTTCTATCCGGTTTCCGCAATGGGGGCGCACGTTTCGGCGGTGCCGAACCACCAGACCGGACGGGTGACAAGTTTCCACACCCGCGGGGTGACAGCGATGGCAGGAACCTTCGGTTACGAATTAAACCCGGCGCTTTTATCCGATGAGGAAAAACAGCAGATCCGGGAGCAGATTAAAACATACAAGAAGTATGAAACACTCATTAACGAGGGAACCTACTGGCGGCTGTCCGATCCGTTTATGGATGAAATTGCGGCATGGATGACGGTATCAGAGGAACAGGATCATGCATTAGTCAGCGCAGTGCGTCTTAGGGCAGAGGCAAATCAGGCAGCCGTTTATGTCCGCCTGCGTGGGTTAAAACCGGATGCCGTGTATCTGGAAGAACAGAGCGGCAGACAGTATACCGGTGCGGCACTGATGCATGCGGGAATTCCGCTTCCGCCGTTTACCGGGGAATATGAGGCATATCAGTTTGCTTTTACAGAACTGAAAGAGGCGGGAAGATTATATGAAAAAGTGCAGAAATTGTGTGACGGGAATGCCGAAAAACGGGTGGTCATCAGCATTTACGGTGGCTCCGGTTCTGGAAAAACAACACTTGCAACGGCATTGCAGCAGTACTTTTTAAATGACGGAACAGGATGTTATCTGCTCTCGGGCGATGATTATCCACACCGGATTCCAAAACGCAACGACGAAGAACGGCTGCGTGTGTATAAAGAAGCCGGGGAAGACGGACTGCGTGGATATCTCGGGACAAAGAAAGAGATTGACTTCGACCGGATCAATGAAGTGCTTGCGGCATTTCATGAGGGAAAAGATACGATCACATTGCGGCATTTGGGACGGGAAGATGGTGAGATTTCATCAGAAGAAACCGATTTTTCAGGAATATCTGTATTGCTTCTGGAGTGGACGCACGGAGGCAGTGACGATTTACATGGTGTGGATCTATCCGTCTTTCTGGAAAGTTCCCCGGAGGAGACAAAGGAGCGGCGCATCCGCAGAAACCGCGACGAGAATGCCGCAAGCCCGTTTATCTGCCGTGTGGTGGAACTGGAACAGGAAAAACTCGAAGTGCAGCGCAAAAATGCAGGATTGATCGTGGGAAAGGACGGAAGTGTTTATGAACAGTAAACCGATGCTCAATGCATATCCAGACAGTCTTGGAGGAAATCTTGGGGATATCGTAACATTGCTGAAAACGGAGGCTTTGCAGAATGTATTTTCTTCTTTTTACATTCTGCCGAGCCTGTACCATTCCGATCTCGACCGGGGATTTTCCGTGATCGACTATGACCTGAATGAGCAGCTTGCCAACCGGAAAGACCTTGAACAGTTAAAGGATATGGGAATCGACCTGAAACTGGATTTTATTTTAAACCATGCTTCCGCACAGTCCCCGCAGTTTCGGGATCTTGTGGAAAAAGGGGAGGCTTCTGCGTACCGCGATTTTTTCATCGATTGGAACCATTTCTGGGAAGGGCATGGAACCATGACGGAGGAAGGCTATATCCAGCCGGATGAAAGCTGCCTGAAGCAGATGTTTTTCCGCAAACCCGGGCTGCCGATCCTGATGGTGGAATTTCCGGATGGAAAAAAAGTGCCGTACTGGAATACCTTTTATCAGGAGGTGCATGGCAGACAGTATCTCGGGCAGATGGATGTAAACATCCAGTCACCAAAAGTGTGGGAGTTTTATCGTGAAACACTGGAAAAAATAGCCTCTTATGGTGCAACAATCGTGCGGCTGGATGCTTTTGCCTATGCGCCGAAAGCACCGGGAAAGAAAAACTTTCTCAATGATCCGGAGACGTGGGAACTTTTACAGAAGATCCATACGTTGGCAGAACCTTTGGGACTTACGCTTTTGCCGGAGATCCACGCAGCGTATGATGAAAAAATATATGAGACACTTGCAGAAAAAGGCTATGCAACCTATGACTTTTTCCTGCCGGGACTGGTCATTGATGCGATTGAGAACCGGCGCGGAACGTACCTTGCGGCATGGGCAGAGGAGATCGTGGCAAAGAAGATCTCTACGGTCAACATGCTTGGCTGTCACGATGGCATCCCGCTTCTGGATTTAAAGGGGCTGCTTCCGGAAGAGGAGATCCAGTCATTGATTGACCGGATCGTATCCCGTGGAGGCATGGTCAAAAATTTACATGGACAAAAGAATCTGTATTATCAGGTAAACGCTACATATTACAGTGCATTGGGAGAATCGGATGAAAAAATGCTTCTGGCGCGTGCCATACAGATGTTTATGCCGGGCAAACCTCAGGTCTGGTATCTGGATTTGTTTGCCGGAAAAAATGACCACGAAGCGGTGCGGCGCGCGGGAGAATCCGGACATAAGGAAATCAACCGGACAAACCTTTCCACTGATCAGATCGCGGAAGACCTGAAAAAAGATGTGGTTCAAAAACAGCTTGCGTTAATCCGCATGCGAAATACCCATAAAGCATTTTCGGAAGGCGCAGAGGTAGCAATCTCCGGAGGGGAGAGCTCTCTGCAAATCCGATGGGAATATAATAGTGCATTTGCAACATTAAATGTAAATTTTGAATCAGGAACATATACAATAGTAGAAAGCAGATAGTTAAGTTGGGCTGTCGATTGTACATGAAACCTAAACTTTATAATGGAAATAATCATAGATGAAACAAGCCACATAGGGATAATGCTCGGTGGCTTGTTTTGAAAATGGATAATTTGAATCTTATAACTTCGGATTTCGTCTTCTCAGTTTCCTATGTTCCTTTGCCGGCTTGGAACGTGAAAATATTTCTTTTAAGGTCTGTTTTTCTTCGACAGAAAGCTGGGTAATTTTCATTTCCAAATTTTTGCAGAACAAAAGGAGTAGTCCGTTAATATAAGCATCATTAGAGGCTTCGGGAGTATCCTCTGTAGCAAACTGAGTTGGAGAAGTAAAACCATCAATGATATTTTTGATCATGCTTTGATAGTCAATATCACTGGCAGTGTTGCTGTCTTTCATATGGGCATTTCTCAGGTCAGAGACGATTGGCTTTAAATCTTCCAACAGGATGTTTATGTAATACTGTTCTGTCTCAATGTGGGAAGTATCAAATATTTTTGTAAATGCATCGGTGGAATCGGCACCGAGTTCGTTCAGTTTATATCTCATCACATCAAGAAAAGCGTTTGCTATCTGAATGCCTTTATCATTAAATCCATCAATATAGATTTCCAGGTCGGTCATGAATTTGTGGAAGCTTTCATGAGAGAGTAATTCTGATAATAACCGTGGATTATATTTTTCATCAGTCAGTATTTGGACTGCATCATCATTGAGATGCAGATCGGATACTGACTTATTTGTATGTTCACGTAGTTCGGTTCGGCAAAGAAGATAATCGGTGCTTACTTGATAAAAGTCTGCAAGCGTCAGTAGATTGCCAAGTGACATATCTACATTTTCATCTTTCTCATAGTTGCCAAGTGTGGAACTTGGGATGCCGGTAGCATCAGACAATTCCTGCAATGACATTTTTTTTTCTGCGACTCTCAAATCTTTCAGCCGTTCCGGTATGGTAAGCCTTGTGTGCATAGTACATTCCTCGTTTCACAGATATAGATAGACTACCATGATATTGGTGCAGAATAAAGTGAATTCGAATTCATGTCTTATCCAGAATATTGGAAAAAATCATAAAGAGGATATTTTTCCAGCATCTTGGATATACCGGATTCGTATAAAAATTTTGAGAAAATAGTTTCATACAATGAATCGGAAAGGAGTACAAAAATTATGGAATGTTGTAAATGTATCAAGAAAATCAATTTAGAAGTATAACGAATGAGGCAAAGGCACTTTATATGATTTTGTTGGATCGGCGCTGCTTATCAGAGTGTAATGGTGATGCATGGCGAGATGAATATGGAGCTACATTTATCATTTTTACAATCAAAGAAATGATGAAGCTGTTGCATCTGGGAAATAAGAAAATTAACAAGATGCTGAAGGAACTGGAGGTACATAATCTGATTTATCGAAGCCATCAGGGATTAGGAAAGCCGAATAAGATATATGTGTATGACTTGTTGAAAGCAGATAACGATAATTGGCTGCCAAAGCAATTTAAGCACAGAAAGGGGCGGACAGGGGAATGGAGAAAACTGTAACACTTGAAGAGGCATTAAAAAGAATTGAGGAGCTGGAAAAAGAGAATGCAGAACTTCGGGAGGAATTGGAGTATTACAGAAATCGTAAGTTAAGCGGTCGTCAGAAACATAACGCCAAGTGGATGGCAATTTATAATGATTTTGTTGTTGGATATGAGAGCGGTATGACAATGGTAGAAATTGCGGACGATTTTTTTGACCGCAAATGGATGGAGGAGTTCTATGGCAGAAGATAAAAAGAAAGAAATCGATGTTACAGTAATAGAAGTAACAGAAGAATATCTAAAAGAAAAACTGTATAAAATTAGGGGTAAAAGGGTATTGCTTGATGCTGATTTAGCAGAGATATATGGCTATGATACGAAGGGATTTAATAGACAAGTAAAAAATAATATTGAAAAATTTGATGAAGATTTTATGTTTGAATTGACAGATGAGGAATTAGAAGATTTGCGGTACAAAAATTGTACCGCAAATATAAGTTCAAAAAGTCGTTATAATCCTCATGTATTTACAGAGCAAGGATTATATATGCTGATGACTGTCTTGAAAGGACCGTTGGCTGTTAAGCAGAGCAAGGCATTAATAAGAACCTTTAAGAAAATGAAAGATTACATATTAGAAAATCGTGATTTAATAGGTCAGCGGGAAATACTTCAGTTAAGCATGGAAACTGCTAACAACAGAATAGAAATTAACAAAATCAACTCAGATATGATATCTCTTGAAAAGCAGATTTCAGATGTTGCAGAAGGCTTGAAGGATGTTGTGACAAAATCTGAGTTGGCTGATATGATGAACAGCTTTGTTTCAGATGATGATGAAAAGTGGCTCATGTTTAACGCAAAATTTAGTAGTGCGTATGAGGTATATGAGTCCATTTATAAGCAGGCAAAGTCGTCAATATATGTCGTTGACAATTATATTGGATTAAGAACGCTGGTACACCTTAAGAATTCTCCGGCCGGAGTAGCTATTATTTTATTCAGTGATAATGTTGGAAATAATAAACTTCACAACATAGAATTTACAGATTTCTGCAAGGAGTACCCAACAGTAAATTTGTCAATGAAAAAGACAGGCGGTATATTTCATGATCGATTTATCGTATTGGATTATGGAACTGCTGATGAAAGGGTTTTCTTATGTGGTGCTTCATCAAAAGATGCAGGCGCTAGAATAACCAGTATTGTTGAAGATTATGGAATATCTAAATATGCCCCGGTGATTGCCACGCTGTTGAAAAATCCAACTTTGATTTTACCACAATAGAGGCGAGAGAAAGCAAGCTGTCACGGTTCCCCGTTACGATAAAAAATGCCACCATCTGAAAAAGGATTTGTGTACCCACTCCCATCCAATTTGTGGTACAATATCAATTAACAACAACATACCATACCAAAAGGAGGACATCCAATGCTTTTTATAGAATATCCCAAATGTTCCACCTGTCAGAAAGCGAAAAAATGGCTGGATGAACATGAGATTACATATACGGATCGTCACATCGTAGAGCAGAATCCGTCCTACGAGGAATTGAAAGACTGGCATGAAAAGAGCGGTCTGCCATTAAAGAAATTTTTCAACACCAACGGACTTTTATATAAAGAAATGAAGCTTAAGGACAGGCTTCCCGAAATGAGCAGGGACGAGCAGTTAAAGCTGCTTGCGACAAACGGAATGTTGGTAAAACGTCCGCTGATCGTAGATGGAAGTACGGTAATTACCGGTTTTAAAGAAAAAGAATGGTCAGAGCACTTCTTATAAAAATAAGAATGTGGTTTTCATAAAAGGACTTGCAGGAATGGAGGATCATTATGATTATAACAATTGCCAGACAATGTGGATGTGAAGGGGACGAAGTAGGAAGAAGGTTATCAGAATTATACGGTATTCCGTGTTATTCCAAAAAGGAACTGATCGAGCTTGCAAAAGAGAAAAAAGTGTATGAAAAGTATCCGTTTTATTTTGGGGAACGGCAGGTTGATGATATGATGAGCATGGTTGCGGATGATATGAATTTAAAGGTGCGTGAGACACCGAAAAAGGCATTAACGGCGTTGTTTGATGATCAGCCGTGCATCGTGATCGGTCGTGCATCGGATTATGCGTACAAAGAACATGCGGATGCGGTTCGTATCTTCCTTTGCGGGGACAAGAAAACAAGAATTGAAAAAATCGCAGAGAAACACCAGGTATCAGAGTCGAAAGCAAAAATGATCGTGGATGACACAGACCGTCGAAGAAAGCAGTATCATAATTATTATTCCGGGGAAACCTGGGGATTAGC
The Roseburia rectibacter DNA segment above includes these coding regions:
- a CDS encoding carbohydrate ABC transporter permease, with product MMKEKQKTNWVLTIVLILGTVTVFFPLYMAVIIAFKKPSEMTNDVAGALSFPKQWSFENFRQAMEVTDFWHSLGNSLLITLATIVLAILIHSIAGYVIGRGMARRKSFRFIYLYIVSGMFVPFSILMMPLVKQTAHMGLGNRAGVILLYLVFYMPMNVLLYSGYLKNIPIALEEAADIDGASTWTTYWKVVFPMMMPMHATVAILTALGTWNDVMTPLVIMSGTGQNTLPLAQLNFQTQFGTNYNLAFASYILALIPILIFYVICQKQILNGVANGAVKG
- a CDS encoding alpha-galactosidase, with the translated sequence MAIIYNPNKKIFNLHTAHTTYQMQVDPLGYLLHLYYGDKTNSPMDYVLTYADRGFSGNPYAAGMDRTYSLDALPQEYPSIGTGDYRNIALNIKNEKGVESADLLFKSYEIRSGKYQLQGLPAVWADKEEAQTLEIVLADENAQVEVHLLYGVLEENDVITRSVQIKNTGTGQITIEKAAAACLDFVHGDFDVLRFYGKHAMERNLERTPLGHGTIAFGSRRGTSSHQYNPAVILAEKGTTETAGSCYGMLFVYSGNFSCEAEKDQFNQTRLLLGLNEELFSYPLAEGETFTVPEVILSYSADGLSALSQQYHNCIRNHVCRSKYVHMQRPVLINSWEAAYFDFTGDTIVDLAKEAASLGIDMVVMDDGWFGKRNDDNSSLGDWQVNEKKLGGSLAELITRVHNQGVKFGIWIEPEMVNEDSDLYRAHPDWAIQIPGKRPVRSRNQLLLDFSRKEVRDCVFEQICAVLDQGKIDYVKWDMNRSMADVYAGNLSYDYVLGVYDFMERLCSRYPDLLLEGCSGGGGRFDAGMLYYSPQIWCSDNTDAINRTRIQYGTSFFYPVSAMGAHVSAVPNHQTGRVTSFHTRGVTAMAGTFGYELNPALLSDEEKQQIREQIKTYKKYETLINEGTYWRLSDPFMDEIAAWMTVSEEQDHALVSAVRLRAEANQAAVYVRLRGLKPDAVYLEEQSGRQYTGAALMHAGIPLPPFTGEYEAYQFAFTELKEAGRLYEKVQKLCDGNAEKRVVISIYGGSGSGKTTLATALQQYFLNDGTGCYLLSGDDYPHRIPKRNDEERLRVYKEAGEDGLRGYLGTKKEIDFDRINEVLAAFHEGKDTITLRHLGREDGEISSEETDFSGISVLLLEWTHGGSDDLHGVDLSVFLESSPEETKERRIRRNRDENAASPFICRVVELEQEKLEVQRKNAGLIVGKDGSVYEQ
- the gtfA gene encoding sucrose phosphorylase, translating into MNSKPMLNAYPDSLGGNLGDIVTLLKTEALQNVFSSFYILPSLYHSDLDRGFSVIDYDLNEQLANRKDLEQLKDMGIDLKLDFILNHASAQSPQFRDLVEKGEASAYRDFFIDWNHFWEGHGTMTEEGYIQPDESCLKQMFFRKPGLPILMVEFPDGKKVPYWNTFYQEVHGRQYLGQMDVNIQSPKVWEFYRETLEKIASYGATIVRLDAFAYAPKAPGKKNFLNDPETWELLQKIHTLAEPLGLTLLPEIHAAYDEKIYETLAEKGYATYDFFLPGLVIDAIENRRGTYLAAWAEEIVAKKISTVNMLGCHDGIPLLDLKGLLPEEEIQSLIDRIVSRGGMVKNLHGQKNLYYQVNATYYSALGESDEKMLLARAIQMFMPGKPQVWYLDLFAGKNDHEAVRRAGESGHKEINRTNLSTDQIAEDLKKDVVQKQLALIRMRNTHKAFSEGAEVAISGGESSLQIRWEYNSAFATLNVNFESGTYTIVESR
- a CDS encoding helix-turn-helix domain-containing protein is translated as MHTRLTIPERLKDLRVAEKKMSLQELSDATGIPSSTLGNYEKDENVDMSLGNLLTLADFYQVSTDYLLCRTELREHTNKSVSDLHLNDDAVQILTDEKYNPRLLSELLSHESFHKFMTDLEIYIDGFNDKGIQIANAFLDVMRYKLNELGADSTDAFTKIFDTSHIETEQYYINILLEDLKPIVSDLRNAHMKDSNTASDIDYQSMIKNIIDGFTSPTQFATEDTPEASNDAYINGLLLLFCKNLEMKITQLSVEEKQTLKEIFSRSKPAKEHRKLRRRNPKL
- a CDS encoding replication initiator protein A, translated to MYQENQFRSITNEAKALYMILLDRRCLSECNGDAWRDEYGATFIIFTIKEMMKLLHLGNKKINKMLKELEVHNLIYRSHQGLGKPNKIYVYDLLKADNDNWLPKQFKHRKGRTGEWRKL
- a CDS encoding resolvase encodes the protein MEKTVTLEEALKRIEELEKENAELREELEYYRNRKLSGRQKHNAKWMAIYNDFVVGYESGMTMVEIADDFFDRKWMEEFYGRR
- a CDS encoding ORF6N domain-containing protein, giving the protein MAEDKKKEIDVTVIEVTEEYLKEKLYKIRGKRVLLDADLAEIYGYDTKGFNRQVKNNIEKFDEDFMFELTDEELEDLRYKNCTANISSKSRYNPHVFTEQGLYMLMTVLKGPLAVKQSKALIRTFKKMKDYILENRDLIGQREILQLSMETANNRIEINKINSDMISLEKQISDVAEGLKDVVTKSELADMMNSFVSDDDEKWLMFNAKFSSAYEVYESIYKQAKSSIYVVDNYIGLRTLVHLKNSPAGVAIILFSDNVGNNKLHNIEFTDFCKEYPTVNLSMKKTGGIFHDRFIVLDYGTADERVFLCGASSKDAGARITSIVEDYGISKYAPVIATLLKNPTLILPQ
- a CDS encoding arsenate reductase family protein — protein: MLFIEYPKCSTCQKAKKWLDEHEITYTDRHIVEQNPSYEELKDWHEKSGLPLKKFFNTNGLLYKEMKLKDRLPEMSRDEQLKLLATNGMLVKRPLIVDGSTVITGFKEKEWSEHFL
- a CDS encoding cytidylate kinase-like family protein yields the protein MIITIARQCGCEGDEVGRRLSELYGIPCYSKKELIELAKEKKVYEKYPFYFGERQVDDMMSMVADDMNLKVRETPKKALTALFDDQPCIVIGRASDYAYKEHADAVRIFLCGDKKTRIEKIAEKHQVSESKAKMIVDDTDRRRKQYHNYYSGETWGLADNYDLCLDECRLGIDGVAAVVSAYISQIRGKK